One Alicyclobacillus acidoterrestris DNA window includes the following coding sequences:
- a CDS encoding MOSC domain-containing protein: MKGQITSIQVGRIQSYVMHRYGDAGKTWSTAFYKEPVNRPVIVERGGIEGDAQADRKHHGGADKAVLVYALEHYRTWAAEYPHLSFSPGGFGENLTVAGLNEETVCVGDVFRIGNVLVEVSQPRTPCWKISERWQASSLTDRVRQTGRTGWYVRVLAPGVIAAGDALELVDRPHPDLSISLLNDLLFGRVQKTKAVLDALQSCRALANAWRSGIPELRDEVAKSAREMEDGVQKGRTL; encoded by the coding sequence ATGAAGGGCCAGATTACTTCTATTCAAGTTGGACGAATCCAATCTTATGTCATGCATCGCTATGGCGACGCTGGGAAGACGTGGAGCACGGCGTTTTACAAAGAGCCGGTAAACCGCCCTGTGATTGTCGAGCGGGGAGGGATAGAGGGAGATGCGCAGGCGGATCGGAAACATCACGGCGGCGCCGACAAAGCCGTTTTGGTGTACGCCCTGGAGCACTATCGTACGTGGGCAGCGGAATACCCACATTTATCGTTTTCTCCTGGTGGGTTTGGGGAAAATTTAACGGTCGCCGGATTGAACGAGGAAACTGTCTGTGTAGGCGATGTGTTTCGCATCGGGAATGTGCTGGTTGAAGTATCGCAGCCGCGTACGCCATGTTGGAAAATTTCCGAGCGTTGGCAAGCGTCATCCTTGACGGATAGGGTGCGCCAGACTGGCCGGACAGGGTGGTATGTTCGCGTGCTTGCGCCAGGGGTTATCGCTGCAGGTGACGCCTTGGAATTGGTGGACAGGCCGCACCCTGATTTGTCGATTTCCTTATTAAATGACCTCTTGTTCGGGCGCGTCCAGAAAACGAAAGCTGTATTGGACGCACTGCAAAGCTGTCGCGCGCTCGCCAATGCATGGCGGTCGGGTATACCCGAGTTGCGCGATGAAGTAGCGAAGTCGGCACGAGAAATGGAAGATGGAGTTCAGAAAGGACGTACGCTGTGA
- the gmk gene encoding guanylate kinase encodes MDRVQFHLDRLLFEKNMKIPDLVEKSGVNKNTLYAIKKNMISRVDLKVLQNICDALDCSLSDLMSYVPQSISSSREGVLFVLSGPSGAGKNTLINSLKQNYDLGLTFIPSFTTRAMRPGEVEGNPYFFVSLKDFEQMAARGEFLEHEIIHGNYYGTHLKTYEKTLRDGKDVIKDIDVNGALNLKKTFPNNIVLIYVRPTVLNELEDRLHGRGDADEDIRRRLERLKYEESLSDQFDFLIFNDDIPTATAELAQIIKTYTKRGDTRDVRSQNRVETTYAQKAK; translated from the coding sequence ATGGACAGAGTCCAGTTTCATCTTGATCGCCTTTTATTTGAAAAGAATATGAAGATCCCCGATTTAGTAGAAAAGAGTGGCGTGAACAAGAACACGCTCTACGCCATCAAAAAGAATATGATCTCCCGCGTCGATTTAAAAGTGTTGCAAAACATTTGCGACGCATTGGACTGTTCCTTATCTGATTTGATGAGTTACGTGCCGCAGAGCATCTCGTCGTCTCGCGAAGGTGTGCTGTTTGTGTTGTCCGGCCCATCCGGCGCTGGAAAAAATACGCTGATTAACTCGTTGAAACAAAATTACGATCTCGGCCTGACCTTTATCCCATCATTCACCACGCGCGCCATGCGCCCGGGCGAGGTCGAAGGAAATCCATACTTTTTCGTATCACTGAAGGACTTTGAGCAAATGGCCGCGCGGGGAGAATTTCTGGAACACGAAATCATTCACGGAAATTACTATGGGACACATCTGAAGACCTACGAAAAAACGTTGCGCGACGGCAAAGATGTGATTAAGGACATCGATGTCAACGGCGCACTCAACTTAAAAAAGACGTTCCCGAACAATATCGTCCTAATTTATGTTCGCCCAACGGTTTTGAACGAACTCGAGGATAGATTACACGGCCGGGGTGACGCCGACGAAGACATCCGCCGCCGCCTTGAACGCCTAAAGTACGAAGAGTCACTCAGCGACCAGTTCGACTTTCTGATATTCAACGACGATATTCCGACGGCGACGGCCGAATTGGCGCAGATTATCAAGACCTATACCAAACGCGGTGATACGCGCGACGTACGTAGTCAAAATCGCGTGGAAACAACATACGCACAAAAGGCAAAATAA
- a CDS encoding DUF1450 domain-containing protein yields MMKRELDESSLTREGTQMDIVLVEVCDSNPISLLDLEALEGMYPGVTVLRTECLSQCGLCAHNAYAYVDGNIVFAKDPETCLARIRQRIEQHLALWGETE; encoded by the coding sequence ATGATGAAGCGTGAATTAGACGAATCATCTCTGACACGCGAGGGGACACAGATGGACATCGTACTTGTTGAAGTTTGCGACAGTAACCCTATCAGTCTATTGGACTTGGAGGCGCTAGAGGGAATGTATCCAGGCGTAACCGTCTTGCGCACCGAGTGCTTGAGTCAGTGCGGGTTGTGCGCGCACAATGCCTACGCCTACGTCGATGGGAACATCGTGTTCGCCAAAGATCCCGAGACATGTCTCGCGCGGATTCGGCAACGCATTGAACAGCATCTTGCCTTATGGGGGGAGACGGAGTAG
- a CDS encoding ABC transporter ATP-binding protein, with protein sequence MAEQTNFIEVNHLKIRFPIRQKGKQAFITPVDDVSFRIKQGEVLALVGESGSGKSTIGRSLVRILEPSEGTVKVGGQDVTHIKGTALTKYRKVAQMVFQDPFGSLNPVRTLERHLMFPLKKYRGGSHAEISQQVEDLFQRVGLTPVNEFRAKFPHELSGGQRQRVAIARALAVNPAFIVADEPISMLDVSIRAGILELMNELKRDFNLSYLYITHDLASARYFGDRIMVLYGGRVMETAPSAGLLEKPYHPYTRLMFAATPGSDWSIPLPETTNEAPNLLEGRVGCPFAHRCPFVKDRCREETPGLRELAKDHHVACHYAEDLL encoded by the coding sequence ATGGCCGAGCAGACAAACTTTATCGAAGTCAACCACCTGAAAATCCGTTTTCCAATCCGGCAGAAGGGGAAGCAGGCGTTCATCACACCAGTGGACGACGTGAGCTTTCGCATCAAGCAGGGAGAAGTGCTGGCGTTGGTGGGAGAGTCGGGCAGTGGTAAGAGCACCATCGGCCGTTCCCTGGTGCGCATCCTGGAACCGTCGGAAGGTACGGTGAAAGTCGGAGGCCAGGACGTGACGCACATCAAAGGGACGGCGCTGACGAAGTACCGGAAGGTGGCGCAGATGGTGTTCCAAGACCCGTTCGGGTCACTCAACCCCGTGCGCACGCTGGAGCGGCACTTGATGTTCCCCCTGAAGAAATATCGTGGAGGCAGCCACGCGGAGATCTCGCAACAAGTGGAAGATCTGTTCCAACGTGTTGGGCTGACGCCGGTGAACGAGTTTCGGGCGAAGTTTCCGCACGAGCTGTCTGGCGGTCAGCGCCAACGCGTGGCGATAGCCCGTGCGCTCGCGGTGAACCCAGCGTTCATCGTGGCGGATGAGCCGATATCGATGTTGGACGTGTCGATTCGTGCGGGCATCTTGGAGTTGATGAACGAACTGAAGCGGGACTTCAACTTGTCGTACCTGTACATCACCCACGATCTCGCCTCAGCCCGCTACTTTGGCGACCGGATTATGGTGCTGTACGGCGGGCGCGTGATGGAGACGGCGCCGTCGGCGGGGCTGTTGGAGAAGCCGTATCACCCGTACACGCGGCTGATGTTCGCGGCGACGCCGGGGAGTGACTGGAGTATCCCGTTGCCGGAGACGACGAATGAAGCGCCGAACTTGTTGGAAGGGCGTGTGGGATGCCCGTTCGCACACCGGTGCCCGTTCGTGAAAGACCGGTGCCGCGAAGAGACGCCAGGGTTGCGCGAGTTGGCCAAGGACCATCACGTGGCCTGCCACTACGCAGAAGACCTCTTGTAA
- a CDS encoding ABC transporter ATP-binding protein — translation MDARVPVLELDDVSVVYDSVSGPVQAVSDVNLKVYQNEVVGLIGESGSGKSTMANAIMRLMKNNARLTKGTIRVNGRDVYSMSKKELRTFRWSEMAMVFQSAMTALNPVMTIEKQIVDTFRSHRPSMSYKEARERAVDLLRLVRIDQKYLSSYPHELSGGMRQRIVIAIAIALEPSLVIMDEPTTALDVVVQRSILNQIQELQKQRGFAILFISHDFSLVAEFAQRVAIMYAGRVVENTDAKTLQLGQEHHPYTEGLLRAIPRLTHEEVEIQGIPGHPPDLLHLPKGCAYHPRCPFASEACKQVRPALHQLAHALVECHLYDEVKGGNMAWPSRQTLSKSTT, via the coding sequence GTGGACGCAAGAGTGCCCGTATTGGAGCTTGATGATGTATCCGTCGTCTATGATTCGGTGTCTGGACCAGTGCAGGCGGTGAGCGATGTCAACCTGAAGGTGTACCAGAACGAAGTAGTTGGGTTGATAGGCGAGTCGGGGTCAGGGAAATCGACGATGGCCAACGCCATTATGCGACTGATGAAGAACAACGCCCGGTTGACGAAAGGGACCATCCGCGTGAACGGGCGGGACGTCTATTCGATGAGCAAGAAGGAATTGCGGACGTTTCGCTGGAGTGAGATGGCGATGGTGTTCCAAAGTGCGATGACGGCGTTGAACCCCGTGATGACGATAGAGAAGCAAATCGTGGATACGTTCCGGAGCCACCGACCCTCGATGTCGTATAAAGAGGCGCGGGAGCGGGCGGTGGACTTGCTGCGACTGGTGCGCATTGACCAGAAGTACTTGAGCAGCTATCCCCACGAGTTGTCGGGCGGTATGCGTCAGCGAATTGTTATCGCCATTGCCATCGCGTTGGAACCGTCGCTGGTGATTATGGACGAACCGACGACGGCGCTGGACGTGGTGGTGCAGCGGTCGATTCTGAACCAGATTCAGGAGTTGCAGAAGCAGCGCGGGTTTGCCATTTTGTTCATCAGCCACGACTTCAGTTTGGTGGCGGAGTTCGCACAGCGCGTGGCGATTATGTACGCGGGGCGCGTGGTTGAGAACACGGACGCGAAGACGCTGCAACTCGGTCAAGAACACCATCCGTACACGGAGGGACTGTTGCGGGCGATACCCAGACTTACGCACGAAGAGGTAGAAATTCAAGGGATACCCGGGCATCCGCCCGACTTGCTGCACCTGCCGAAAGGCTGCGCATACCATCCGCGGTGCCCGTTTGCGTCGGAGGCGTGCAAGCAAGTGCGCCCGGCGTTGCACCAGCTGGCGCACGCGTTGGTGGAGTGTCACTTGTACGACGAAGTGAAGGGAGGCAACATGGCATGGCCGAGCAGACAAACTTTATCGAAGTCAACCACCTGA
- a CDS encoding ABC transporter permease — protein MMTEPITSPTEPIAEPVAKRRKNANMLRMFFGNWKSLVGVILFLIFVVIAVFAPLIAPYNPLSTNFTQNLAPSAKHLLGTTTTGQDIFSQFIFGTRATLIVGVGAGLISTFIGLIFGVTGGYHGGWTDNILNFISNIFLVLPSLALLIVVESLVKSTTPLLNGLIIGLTGWAWGARVFRAQAMSLRGREFVTAAKLSGASSLRIMVTEIIPNMTSVIASNIIFAILGAILAESGLAFLGLESVNSVSWGTMLYWSQSGGALLNGAWYWFVPPGLGIALVGLSLVLMNFSIDQITNPRLRQEQGGKRRGRKSARIGA, from the coding sequence ATGATGACGGAACCGATTACGTCGCCGACGGAACCGATTGCAGAGCCTGTGGCCAAGCGGCGCAAAAACGCGAATATGCTCCGGATGTTCTTTGGGAATTGGAAATCGCTTGTCGGTGTGATTCTGTTTCTGATTTTCGTGGTGATTGCGGTGTTTGCACCGTTGATTGCGCCGTATAACCCGCTGTCGACCAACTTTACGCAAAACCTGGCCCCGAGTGCGAAACATCTGTTGGGGACGACGACGACCGGTCAGGATATCTTTTCACAGTTCATCTTCGGTACGCGTGCGACGCTGATTGTGGGGGTAGGCGCAGGGCTTATCTCGACGTTCATCGGTTTGATTTTCGGGGTGACGGGCGGCTACCACGGTGGCTGGACGGATAACATTCTCAACTTTATCTCGAATATCTTCCTCGTGTTGCCGAGTTTGGCCTTGTTGATTGTGGTGGAGTCGCTGGTGAAGAGCACGACGCCGCTATTGAACGGGCTGATTATCGGGTTGACCGGTTGGGCCTGGGGGGCGCGGGTATTCCGTGCGCAGGCAATGTCGCTGCGCGGACGGGAATTCGTGACGGCGGCGAAACTTTCGGGGGCATCGTCGCTGCGCATCATGGTGACGGAAATTATCCCGAATATGACGAGTGTGATTGCGTCGAACATCATTTTCGCGATTTTGGGTGCGATTCTGGCAGAATCGGGCCTGGCTTTCCTCGGACTCGAGAGCGTGAACTCGGTGAGTTGGGGGACGATGCTGTACTGGTCGCAATCGGGCGGCGCGCTGCTCAATGGCGCTTGGTACTGGTTTGTGCCGCCGGGGCTTGGCATTGCACTAGTGGGGCTGTCCCTGGTCCTGATGAACTTCAGTATCGACCAAATCACGAACCCGCGGTTACGCCAGGAACAAGGAGGGAAACGCCGTGGACGCAAGAGTGCCCGTATTGGAGCTTGA
- a CDS encoding ABC transporter permease: protein MRYVVNRLIFFVVSVWAAVTINFILPRMMPGDPAQAMFAKFSNNLTPQAMHALELQFGFSNQPIFVQYVTYLKGLLTGNWGLSFTYYPTPTTTVIGQSLPWTLGLVGITTLISVFAGTGLGILIAWRRGKVLDTTLPIASLFVQAAPYMWTGLILLYVFGFKFGWFPIAHGYADDTPPSFTWAFFLSALRHGILPAITIFLGSFSGWLIGMRNNMILTLGEDYVTFAEAKGVRPMRLVMMYAARNAILPQITSFAIAIGNVVSGSILTEVVYSYPGIGAQLNAAVLQQDYPLIQGAFLVIALAVLLANLIVDLLYSRLDPRVRTGGAAV from the coding sequence ATGCGATATGTGGTGAACCGCTTAATCTTTTTCGTCGTATCGGTGTGGGCGGCTGTGACCATCAACTTCATCTTGCCCCGCATGATGCCTGGCGATCCGGCGCAGGCGATGTTCGCAAAGTTCTCGAACAACCTGACGCCACAGGCCATGCACGCACTGGAATTGCAGTTCGGATTCAGTAATCAACCGATTTTCGTGCAATATGTGACGTACCTCAAAGGATTGTTGACTGGTAACTGGGGACTCTCGTTTACCTACTACCCGACGCCGACGACGACCGTCATTGGCCAGAGCTTGCCGTGGACACTGGGGTTGGTCGGCATCACGACGTTGATTTCGGTGTTCGCAGGAACAGGACTTGGCATCCTCATCGCCTGGCGGCGCGGCAAGGTGCTCGACACGACGCTGCCGATTGCGTCGCTGTTCGTTCAGGCAGCCCCGTATATGTGGACAGGACTGATTTTGCTATACGTGTTCGGTTTTAAGTTTGGGTGGTTTCCAATTGCCCATGGCTATGCAGATGACACGCCACCATCGTTTACGTGGGCGTTTTTCCTAAGCGCGTTGAGACACGGGATTCTCCCGGCCATCACCATCTTCCTGGGGTCGTTCAGCGGTTGGTTGATTGGCATGCGCAACAATATGATTTTGACCTTGGGTGAAGATTACGTGACCTTTGCCGAGGCCAAGGGTGTGCGACCGATGCGGCTGGTGATGATGTACGCCGCGCGCAATGCCATTCTGCCGCAAATCACGAGTTTCGCGATTGCCATCGGCAACGTGGTGAGCGGTTCGATTCTGACGGAAGTCGTGTACTCGTACCCGGGGATTGGCGCACAGCTGAACGCGGCGGTCTTACAGCAGGATTACCCGCTGATTCAGGGCGCGTTTCTGGTGATTGCCCTGGCGGTGCTGTTGGCCAACTTGATTGTTGACTTGCTGTATAGCCGACTCGACCCACGCGTTCGGACGGGAGGTGCGGCCGTATGA